In Rosa rugosa chromosome 4, drRosRugo1.1, whole genome shotgun sequence, the genomic stretch ATATGCGGTAGACATGGAGCGCTTTCTCCATTCCCGGGCACAAGAGGTTGTTTATGGAGGACTCATGGTACTCAACATTCCAGGCCGCCCTGACGGCACCACTCATTCTTATCCTTTCACAAAGGTGACCTTGCAACTTTTGGGATCTTGCCTCATGGACTTGGTTGAAAAGGTAAGCATGCATCCTGTGTGTGTCTGTGTATGTATATAGGGAAATATATTTGTTTTCATGTTTTGATGTAAAAcaattccattctttttataAAGACCCAAATAAGATGCTTACAGCCATGTAAAATCAACCGTATATCTTCTGTCCATATAAATTTTGTTAACTAATTCTAAAATTTGTGTACATCGTGGTTTTTCCTTTATGCAGGGAGTTGTTAGTGAAGAGAAAGTAGATTCGTTTAACATACCTACGTATACAATGTCTCCCCAAGAACTGAAAGCTGTTGTAGAACGAAATGGATGTTTTAGCATAGAGACAATAACAGAGTTACCTCTTGTAGTCTTGGCAGATAGGCCTAATATGGCAGTGCCGCAACTACTTGCCGCTCATATGAGAGCTGGCACGGAAGGGATAGTCAAGGAGCACTTTGGGGAAGAAATATTAGATGAGCTCTTCGACTTGTATCTCACAAAATGTGAAGAGCATGCCACTGCTGTTGAGACAGTTACATTTCTTGTTGTGCTTAAACGCAAGGCAGATTGAGACGACTATGTCATTTTCGTACTTGTGAAAGCTTCAAATAATGTATCTTATGGTAATTTGCTATTCAATATATTCCATTTGGTTCTGGGAGTATCCGCTGGGCTTCCCTTAGCGGAGAGGATTGGCTGCATTCTTGCATTCATTCGAGTGGAGGTAGCCCAAGGACACAAAGTTTGACCTTTCTGACAAATTTGGCTTGTGACCAAGAAAATGACTCCACTAGTCGTCATTGCAACACCCAGGTTGTCTGTATCAGAGCTCTATGCTCAAGATGTCCTATATTGTCATTGTTCTTGGTCCTATTgttctgaaaaataaataaaaaagtttaTGGTTTTTCTTGTTTACATGGGTGATATCTCGAGATTGTGATTTCAAGGAGAGTTTGAGACGCCCTTGAGTCTGCTATACTGCAAGTATAGTTTGGGATTGAACTGATGGCCTCTGTTTCAGTGAGCAATAGTCAGGGAAATGTCTGTTCCAATATGAAGCTCAAGCATTTGCTTTTTGATTTTCGTCTCGAATGATTCTGCCTCCCTTTGTCCCACATTGCCCTACTGGAAGGTTAAACCATTCTTAAGGGTCTAGGTTTTCATCAATGGTTAGGTATGAATGTGAATATCCACTGTGGACGAGGATTCAACTTAGATTATCAACTGGATTTCAACAGTGCAACTTAGGCTGAAACAATGTAAAGAGGATAGTTTAACAactccaaaaaaacaaaaaaaactcaaCTGCTGTGAATATCAACTGGATTTCAACAGTGTAACACAAATCAATGCAACCACACATTAGTCATACAAAGTAAGAAGAATTCCTACACATAAAATTTATATCTTTTGAACCTCATACTATCCAAAGAATCCAAATTCCACTGTTAACAAGAATACTATATCCACTGTTCTAAACTTTCAAACAAGAATACTACATTTTTATTACTATTTCTGCAacatttttgttttcaaaattTCACCAGCTCTCTTATAGTATTCAGTCACTTCAGCAATGCAGCCAAATACGAAAGGCAACAGGAGAGGCTGTTTTCAGGCGCTCTTGGGCTTCTCTGCACCATATTTTGATCGGCCTCTTCTTCGGTTTGGAAGTCCCAGCAAATCCTTAACTCCTCTGATACAGTGGAATTTCACACCTGGCAAATCTTTCACTCTGCCCCCTCTTATTAAGACCATAGAATGTTCCTGCAAATTATGACCTTCACCGGGAATGTAAGAAAATACATCATTTCGATTGCTTAGCCTTACTTTGGCTACCTTACGCAGAGCTGAATTTGGCTTCTTCGGTGTTCTTGTAAAAACCCGTAGGCATACTCCTTGCTTTTGGGGGCATTTATCCAAAGCTCGATTACGGTTTGTGCGACTTTTCTCAGTTCTATTATGAcgaatcaattgatttaatgtGGGTGACATGAGCAGTCTGTCGATAATGAAACTGTTATCTTCACTTATAACCTATACAACAAATACATGAAATTATATACAAGTCGATATGTATTAAATACAAGGTTTATAAAACTGAATTACCTCTTGCCCCCTGAGGGTGGCTAGATAATCTAAAATGCCTCTCCTATTTTCCCCAATACCAGAATCTTTGAGGGAAGAAACCTGAGGATAATCCACTAGTTACAACAGTGCATGTTGACAAGAAAATGTTCAAGACTAATCAAACAAACATGTGAAATTATAACACCTTCCAAGTTTGGGCACATAGAATACTAATGGAGAGAAATAAAATACCTCACAGACCACACTCAGATAGTTGGAACTGCATTGTGTTATGGTGTGTCTGGCTTCAAGGACATGGGTGATAGTGAAAGATACGTGACCTAAAGGAAGAGCTAGCTAAGCTACATATGTAAAAATTTGAAAACTTATATCTGTGAAAGTTAAGATatataatttttgttatttCGTTTCATATTTCTACACAAACCCACTGTGCGCACTTTGATTGCACTCTTACTCAACCATTGCATCACCCATTTTGTCATAACCACGTTTACGTGTCCTTAACATGGTGGAGGAAATCACCTGGTGTGTATTTGGTTTTAAGCTTAAGTCTGTATATGCTTGACATTAACAACATagtttatgtgttttaatttctgatttggTGTATCAAGGGAAACTAGGGCACTTAGATGTGTTTGATTATGTGGATGAAAGCATGCTTGGGCACTTAGCCACCTAATATTCATGTACTGTCATCCAATCTTCTTCTTAAAGCTCATTTCTGTAGTCTCTAGTTTCGGAACCAATAATTAAGCTAGTGGGATGAGTTGTTCAGAAACATTTTGTATATGGTAAGCTTGACAGATATTTGCTACATAAACGTACACATCTAACAAATTTCAATATGAATTTATTGTCTCTGAGATATATGATAAGTAGTACGATTGATAAATATGATACAAGCGCTTCTACTGTATTCATCTATTGTGCACCATTGCATTTGTAAACAAGGTCTAGAATTACTCTTTTCTTCTCACGCTCAAGTTCATTTTATGCTTAATCACATCATTGATCGTCACATTGGTttattagagagagaaagagagggacaCAGAGATCTAGTTCCTAGTTTAAATACCATAAATAGACTACAGACTTACATGCCCTTTCTTTTCAACGTTCTGCAATGCCCTTGCTAAGCACTCTCCAATCTCTCGTTGACCATTTGCAAAAATAGAGGGAACCTATTCATTATATATGAACTGTGAATCTCTGATAAAGGAAGTATTTAGACCAACAGAGCAACCTATGTTCATATAAAAATCAATGCATTTTTGTTCGTTGAGTGTATACCAGTAAACAATCTCTGAATGCAGTAATCCAATACCTTTGATCCCATGGTAACTCTGAAGGCCTCCCCGAGCTGAGAGACACGTTGCAGCAGAGCGGCCATGGTAAACTTGGCAACCTCAAACAAGGCGGCGCGAGGCCCAATCTGGAAGGTGAGATCTTGCGCCACATAGCTCCTGTTGCATAAAACCCTAGCATGGACCTTGCAATcaccaaaagagaaaaataaggtTCACATCAAATTGAGAATTTACAAGAAATGAGATTGGGAAGAAAAGAGAGGAGATTGGACAAGTTACCAGCTTCTTAGGAGTTGAAGAGGCGAAGGATGAAGCTATGCGATACATGGCCGCAAGTTGCAGAGAGAGTGAGGCTGGCTCAAACTGGGAATTTGGGGGTTTAGGGTTGGTTGGTAAATGTGGGTTTGGGCTCAGAAATGCGCTTTTGTTTTGACCGCCCCGGCCTGCCTGTAACGAAACTATGGTTTTGTGTtacatgagatctttaaaaccAGAAGAAAGTGGCATCAAGGTTTCGTGGTGTAGTTGGTTATCACGTCAGTCTAACACACTGAAGGTCTCCGGTTCGAACCCGGGCGAAGCCAACCCTAACAATGTTTTTGTCGGGCGAAGTTAAataagttaattttttttattttttttctcccaCCGAAACCGATAGTTAACAACATTTGCATTACTTACCAAACCTACCTAATTTTGTGACCAGCTTTGCATGAGTTAACTAACAGATATCCAATTAGCAAGCATCCATCTCTCTATATTAAACATCCATCCAGCTAAAGTAAAACAACATCCATCGATTTGATGATGTTCAGAAATCAACTATAGTTGATCGGCCGCACTCTATTCCTATAATCCTATTCCTTTTAGTTTCGTGTAATGTACTTCATTGTGAAAGGTACTTCCGCATGGCCCGGCGACTTGGTAAAATTACAGTTGACAAACAAAATGCAGCAAATGCTCTTCGAAATACTCCGTCCCAAAGAGTGTTAAACGGTTTCTCGCAGGGAGGGAGCATTGTAG encodes the following:
- the LOC133746185 gene encoding small ribosomal subunit protein uS12m-like isoform X3, with the protein product MYRIASSFASSTPKKLVHARVLCNRSYVAQDLTFQIGPRAALFEVAKFTMAALLQRVSQLGEAFRVTMGSKVSSLKDSGIGENRRGILDYLATLRGQEVISEDNSFIIDRLLMSPTLNQLIRHNRTEKSRTNRNRALDKCPQKQGVCLRVFTRTPKKPNSALRKVAKVRLSNRNDVFSYIPGEGHNLQEHSMVLIRGGRVKDLPGVKFHCIRGVKDLLGLPNRRRGRSKYGAEKPKSA
- the LOC133746185 gene encoding uncharacterized protein LOC133746185 isoform X1, which produces MYRIASSFASSTPKKLVHARVLCNRSYVAQDLTFQIGPRAALFEVAKFTMAALLQRVSQLGEAFRVTMGSKVPSIFANGQREIGECLARALQNVEKKGHVSSLKDSGIGENRRGILDYLATLRGQEVISEDNSFIIDRLLMSPTLNQLIRHNRTEKSRTNRNRALDKCPQKQGVCLRVFTRTPKKPNSALRKVAKVRLSNRNDVFSYIPGEGHNLQEHSMVLIRGGRVKDLPGVKFHCIRGVKDLLGLPNRRRGRSKYGAEKPKSA
- the LOC133746185 gene encoding small ribosomal subunit protein uS12m-like isoform X2; protein product: MYRIASSFASSTPKKLVHARVLCNRSYVAQDLTFQIGPRAALFEVAKFTMAALLQRVSQLGEAFRVTMGSKVPSIFANGQREIGECLARALQNVEKKGHVISEDNSFIIDRLLMSPTLNQLIRHNRTEKSRTNRNRALDKCPQKQGVCLRVFTRTPKKPNSALRKVAKVRLSNRNDVFSYIPGEGHNLQEHSMVLIRGGRVKDLPGVKFHCIRGVKDLLGLPNRRRGRSKYGAEKPKSA